The proteins below are encoded in one region of Geomonas ferrireducens:
- a CDS encoding cofactor-independent phosphoglycerate mutase has product MKYVVLLGDGMSDHPVGALNGKTPLQAAKTPNMDFMAKRGTLGLAQTVPEGYPPGSDVANLAMFGYNPVDCYTGRSPLEAASMGVSLGPDDVAFRLNLVHLEPRGGKLIMEDYSAGHISTADGRELVEELQRQLGSEEFSFHAGVSYRHLMVWHGGKTQIKMTPPHDISGQDITGYMPAGEGSDRLIYLMNAAQMVFHNHPQYKRRAEKGETPANSIWLWGHGKAPAMDKFTTRFGLSGAVISAVDLIKGIGVYAGLDIINVPGATGYLDTNFDGKAQAAVEALKERDFVFVHVEAPDEASHSGKLEDKIKAIELFDEKIVGPVLEGVKQYGAYRILCAPDHPTPVALMTHTGEAVPFVIYAGEEQEKGDVAGYDEVSASATGIKVDPGYKLMEMLLGK; this is encoded by the coding sequence ATGAAGTACGTGGTTTTGCTTGGCGACGGGATGTCGGATCACCCGGTCGGTGCACTGAATGGAAAAACGCCGCTGCAGGCGGCAAAGACCCCCAACATGGATTTCATGGCCAAGAGGGGAACACTCGGGCTCGCGCAGACCGTGCCTGAAGGTTACCCCCCCGGCTCCGACGTCGCGAACCTCGCCATGTTCGGCTACAACCCGGTTGACTGCTACACTGGCCGCTCCCCCCTCGAGGCGGCGAGCATGGGGGTATCTCTCGGGCCGGACGACGTCGCTTTCCGCCTGAACCTCGTGCACCTCGAGCCGCGCGGCGGCAAGCTGATCATGGAAGATTACTCGGCCGGGCACATCTCCACCGCTGACGGCCGCGAACTGGTGGAGGAGTTGCAGCGTCAGTTGGGCAGCGAGGAATTCTCCTTCCACGCCGGCGTAAGCTACCGCCACCTCATGGTATGGCACGGCGGCAAGACCCAGATCAAGATGACCCCGCCGCACGACATCTCGGGCCAGGACATCACAGGCTACATGCCTGCGGGAGAGGGGAGCGACCGCCTCATCTACCTGATGAACGCCGCGCAGATGGTCTTTCACAACCACCCGCAGTACAAGCGTCGCGCCGAGAAGGGTGAGACTCCGGCCAACTCGATCTGGCTCTGGGGACACGGCAAGGCGCCCGCCATGGACAAGTTCACCACCCGCTTCGGCCTTTCAGGCGCAGTGATCTCGGCGGTCGATCTCATAAAAGGGATCGGCGTCTACGCCGGCCTCGACATCATCAACGTCCCCGGCGCGACCGGCTACCTGGACACCAACTTCGACGGCAAGGCCCAGGCCGCGGTCGAGGCGCTCAAAGAGCGCGATTTCGTGTTCGTGCATGTCGAGGCGCCCGACGAGGCGTCGCACTCCGGCAAGCTCGAGGACAAGATCAAGGCGATCGAACTCTTCGACGAGAAGATCGTCGGCCCGGTCCTCGAAGGGGTGAAGCAGTACGGCGCGTACCGCATCCTCTGCGCCCCCGACCATCCCACGCCGGTTGCCCTCATGACCCACACCGGTGAGGCGGTTCCCTTCGTGATCTATGCCGGTGAGGAACAGGAAAAGGGGGACGTTGCCGGGTACGACGAGGTATCCGCCTCGGCTACCGGCATCAAGGTCGACCCCGGCTACAAACTGATGGAGATGCTGCTCGGCAAATGA